CTGACCGAGGCCGGCTTCGGGGTCCTGCTGGCCACCCTCGGGGTGGGGTCGCTGCTCGGGACCTGGCTGGCCGTCCCGGCCGAGCGCCGCCTCGGGCGGGTCCCCACCCTGGTCCTCAGCGTCGTCCTGGGGGCCGCCTCCGTGGCCGTGTACGCCGTCACCGCCAGCCCGGTGCTGGTCGGCATCTCGTTCGCCGTGAGCGGCGTGACCATGGTGCTCTGGAACGTGGTCACGGTCTCGCTGCGCCAGCGGATCACGCCCGACCGCCTGCTGGGGCGGATGAACGCCGCCTACCGGCTGGTGGGCTGGGGGACCATGCCGATCGGGGCGTTCCTCGGCGGCGCCCTGGCCGAGTGGCTGGGGCTGCGGCCCACGTTCCTGGCCGCCGCCGTGCTCACGCTCCTCACCCTCATCGGGTTCCGCTACGTGACCAGGGAGGCCGTCGCCCGGGCCGACGCGGCCGGGGCGCCCACGGGGTAGGGTGACCCCGCCATGGACACCAGCGAGCTGCGCCTCGACACCGGCGGCCGGCACGTGCTCGACCTGACCGACCGGGCGGCCGCCTTCGCCGCCCAGGCCGGCGGGGACGGGCTGCTGCAGGTGTTCGTGCCCCACGCCACCGCCGGGCTGGCCGTGATGGAGACCGGGTCGGGGTCCGAGGAGGACCTCGAGGAGGTGCTCGGCCGCCTCCTGCCCCGCGACGACCGCTGGGCCCACCGCCACGGCAGCCGCGGCCACGGCGCCGACCACCTCCTGCCGGTGTTCGCCGGCCCGTCCCTGACCGTCCCGGTGCGGGCCGGCCGCCTCCTGCTCGGCACCTGGCAGCGCATCTGCCTGGTCGACCTGAACGACGACAACCCCCGGCGAACGGTGCGCCTGAGCTTCCTGGCCGGCTGAGCCGCTCGACCGTCGCGCCCTCGGCCTCCTGGGCCGGGTGGCCGTGCTCCGCGCCCTGCTGTAGCCGGGGCCGCTAGACTCCGGGCATGCCCGCCGTCCTGCTCACCCGCGGGGTGCCGGAGCCGGTCCGGGCCCGGCTGGCCTCCAGCTGCCGCCTCGAGGTCTGGGAGGGCGAGGGGGTCATGCCCCGGGCCGAGCTGCTGGACCGGGTCGCGGGCAAGGCCGGGCTGCTGGCCATGCTGACCGACCGGGTCGACGGCGAGCTGCTGGAGCGGGCCGGGCCGGAGCTGGCGGTGGTGGCCAACTTCGCCGTCGGCTACGACAACCTCGACCTGGACGCCTGCACGGCCAGGGGGGTGCTGGCCACCAACACCCCCGACGTGGTCACCGAGGCCACCGCCGACCTCACCTGGGCGCTGCTGCTGGCCGCGGCCAGGCGGGTCACCGAGGGGGACCGGTTCCTGCGGGCCCGGCGGCCCTGGATCTGGGGGCCGGAGTTCTTCCTCGGGTTCGAGGTCCACGGCCGGACCCTTGGCGTGATCGGCCTCGGCCGGATCGGGCGGGCGGTGGCCAGGCGGGCCGCCGGGTTCGCCATGCCGGTCGTCTACACGGCCCGGCACCGGCTGGACCCCGGCGAGGAGGCCGCCCTCGGGGTCGCCTGGCGCGAGCTGGACGAGCTGCTGGCCGAGGCCGACTTCGTCACCGTCCACACCGGGCTGTCGCCGGCGACCCGGCACCTCATCGGGGCCGAGCAGCTGGCGCGCATGAAGCCGACGGCCGTCCTGGTCAACACGGCCCGCGGCCCCATCGTGGACGAGGCCGCCCTGGCCGCCGCCCTGCGGGCCGGCGAGCTGGGCGCGGCCGGGCTGGACGTGTTCGAGCGCGAGCCCGAGGTCCACGCCGGCCTGCTGGAGCTGGACAACGTGGCCATCGTCCCCCACCTGGGCACGGCCACCCTGGCCACCCGGGTCGCCATGGGCATGGCCGCCGCCGACAACCTCCTGGCCGCCCTGGAGGGCCGCCGGCCCCCGAACCTGCTCAACCCGGAGGCGCTCGGTCAGGCGTCGAGGTGACGCTGCTCGCCGACCCGGTAGGCCTCGGCCAGCCAGGCGGCGACCTCCTCGTCCACCTCGTCGAGGTGCTCCAGCCGGAACTGGTGCAGGTGGTTGCGGGGCGAGAAGGTCTCGACCCGCCGGAACCGGGGGTGCTCGAGCCGCCGGGCCAGGACCACGTGCCCGTCGACCCGGCGCCGGCGCAGCGTGAAGGCGGCGAAGCTCATCCGCACCTGGAAGGCGATGCGGGTCTTCTCCGGCAGGACCGTGACCGGGCCGTTGCGCTCGGCCAGCTCGACCAGCCGCTCGAAGATGGCCACCACCTCGGGGTCGCGGCCGGCCAGGTGGCGGCCGAGGTCCAGGGGACCGCAGCTGTGCGGCTGGTTGCGGTTGGCGAACGACCGCCCGCAGCGCGGGCAGGTCCACAGCGGCGCCCGGCTCACCCCGGGGCGGTCGGCCGGAAGCCCGGGCACGTCCCCCGCATCCAGCCGATCTGGTCGCCGGTGGCGCTGGAGAAGTCCTTGGCCGCCAGGGCCCGAACGAACCGCTCACCCAGCGTCGTCATGGGCAGATCCTAGGCGCGCCGGGTGGGTAGCATCCAGGGTGCGACGAGGAGGCGCGACGACATGACCCAGCTGTGGAAGGGCGAGACCGACAAGGCGATCGAGAACTTCCCCATCTCCGGGGAGCGGGTGCCGGTCGAGGTGGTGCGGATGCTCGCCCGGGTCAAGGCCGAGGCGGCCCGGGTCAACGCCGAGCTCGGCCTGCTCGACCCGGGCCAGGCCGAGCGGATCGCCGCCGCCGCCGAGGCGGTCGCGGCCGGCGACCACGACGACCAGTTCCCGATCGACGTGTTCCAGACGGGGTCGGGCACCTCGACCAACACCAACGTCAACGAGGTCGTGGCCACCCTGGCCGGCGAGGGCCACCACCCCAACGACCACGTCAACATGGGCCAGTCGTCCAACGACGTCTTCCCGACCGCCGTCCACCTGGCCGCCCTCCACGCCGCCACCAACGACCTGCTGCCGGCCCTCGGCACCCTGGCCGGGTCGCTGGAGGCCAAGGCGGCCGAGTTCCGCGACGTGGTCAAGGCCGGGCGGACCCACCTGATGGACGCCGTCCCGGTCACCCTCGGCCAGGAGTTCGCCGGCTACGCCGCCCAGGTCAAGGAGGGCGCGGCCCGGGTCGAGGCGGCCCTGCCCCGGGTCGCCAAGCTGCCGCTTGGCGGCACCGCGGTCGGTACCGGCCTCAACGCCCACCCCGAGTTCGCGGCCCGGGTGCGCGAGCGGGTGGCCGCCGCCACCGGCCTGGAGCTGTCGCCGCCGGCCCACCCGTTCGAGGCCCAGGGCGCCCGCGACGCCCTGGTCGAGCTGTCCGGGGCCCTCAAGACGGTGGCCGTGAGCTGCACCAAGATCGCCAACGACATCCGCTGGATGGGCTCCGGCCCCCGGGCCGGCCTGGCCGAGCTGCTCCTGCCCGAGCTCCAGAAGGGCTCCTCGATCATGCCCGGCAAGGTCAACCCGGTCATGGCCGAGGTCCTCACCCAGGTGTCGGCCCAGGTCATCGGCAACGACGCCGCCATCACGGTCGGCGGCCTGTCGGGCGCCTTCGAGCTGAACGTCTACATCCCGCTGATGGCCCGCAACCTGCTCCAGTCGATCACCTACCTGGCCGCCGCCTGCCGGGCGTTCGCGACCCGCTGCGTCGACGGCATCACCGCCAACACCGACCGCGCCCAGGCCCTCGCCGAGTCGACCCTGGTCCTGGTCACCGCCCTCAACCCGGTCGTCGGCTACGACAAGGGCGCCGCCATCTCCAAGGAGGCCGCCGCCACCGGCCGTTCCCTCCGCGAGGTCGCCCTCGACCACGGCGTCCCCGCCGACGTCCTCGACAAGGCCCTCGACCTCCGCACCGCCGCCCACGGCAACGGCTTCGCCGACTAGACGACCTCGACCCGGGCCCCATGCCCGGTGGTCCGGCCCAGCCGCGCGTCCCGGGTGAGCAGGGTCGCCCCGGTCGCCTCGGCCATGGCCACGTAGATCGCGTCGTAGGCGGCCAGCTGGTGGCGGAGCGCGAACGCCCGCCCGAGCAGGGGCCGGTGGGGCCGCAGCTTCAACCGCATGGCCCCGAGTCGACGGATCGCCCGGCGCGCGGTGAGCTGGTCGATCCGACCCTGCAGCACCTTTCGCCGCAGCGCGTTGGCGACCTCGGCGTCCATCAGGTGCGGGGCGTACACGATCGACGCCTCGCGGAGACGGGCTCGGAGCGCACCGGTCTGCGCCGCCGGCTCGACCAGCAGGTCGACCGCTGCCGATGCATCCAGGACGATCATTCCGGCGGGAGGTCGCGCAATGTCCTGGCCTCGAGCTCCCGCTCGCGTTCCTCCCGGTCTTCACGGATCGCGGCAGCCCAGTCGATACCGGTCGGTGCGGGGTCGTCCCGATCGATCTCCTCGAACAGCTCGTCCCAGGTCAGCTGGGTGCTGAGCGCGGTGACCTCCTGGAGGAGATAGTCGGAGAGGGACATCCCGGCCTGGGCGGCCTGCTCCTTGAGCCGCCGGTGCACGTCCTCGGGAACGTGCCGGATCTGGATCATCCGGGTCTTCATGCGCAACAGCATAGGTGCATGTGTAGCACATGCAAAGTGGCCGAGCGCTCATGTTTCCACAGCCCAGGACCCTCGGATCAGGCGGCCGGGAGGCGGACGCCGAAGCCCTTGACGGCGAGCTTGAGGACGACCTGGCCGGGGGCCATGAGGTCGGCGACGCGGGTGGCGGCGAGGCGTTCGAGCTCGGCCAGGCGGGCGGCGTAGGCGTCGGGGCCGGTGCGGCGGGCGGCGTCGAGCAGGCGGGTGTTGGCCCAGACCTTGGCGCGGGACTCGCGCAGGAACCGCTTGGTGGCCAGGCGGTTGAGGGGCTGGAGGAGGCGGTCGGTGCGGCTGCGGGGGCCGCCGGCGGCCTCCAGCTCGGTGTCCTCGGCGCCGACCCGGGCGACCAGGACCCGGTCGATGTGCTCGTGGTCGGCGTGGCGGCTGGCCAGCAGCTCGGGGTCGTCGAACTCGCGCTCGGAGATGACCGCCAGCAGCGACTGGGCCAGGTCGTAGTTGATGTGGGCGTTCATGCCGAGCAGGACATGGCGCAGGGGCGGCAGGCCGTCGCTCTCGCCGGCGCCGAAGGCGACCGCCCACGGCTCGGGCGGGCGGCGGCCGGCCTGGGCGTCCTCGACGGCGTCCAGGTAGAGGTCGGCGAAGGCGACGTCCCAGCGCTCGACCCACGCCGGGTCGCGGAACCCGCCGCGCT
This DNA window, taken from Actinomycetota bacterium, encodes the following:
- a CDS encoding secondary thiamine-phosphate synthase enzyme YjbQ, whose protein sequence is MDTSELRLDTGGRHVLDLTDRAAAFAAQAGGDGLLQVFVPHATAGLAVMETGSGSEEDLEEVLGRLLPRDDRWAHRHGSRGHGADHLLPVFAGPSLTVPVRAGRLLLGTWQRICLVDLNDDNPRRTVRLSFLAG
- a CDS encoding D-glycerate dehydrogenase; the protein is MPAVLLTRGVPEPVRARLASSCRLEVWEGEGVMPRAELLDRVAGKAGLLAMLTDRVDGELLERAGPELAVVANFAVGYDNLDLDACTARGVLATNTPDVVTEATADLTWALLLAAARRVTEGDRFLRARRPWIWGPEFFLGFEVHGRTLGVIGLGRIGRAVARRAAGFAMPVVYTARHRLDPGEEAALGVAWRELDELLAEADFVTVHTGLSPATRHLIGAEQLARMKPTAVLVNTARGPIVDEAALAAALRAGELGAAGLDVFEREPEVHAGLLELDNVAIVPHLGTATLATRVAMGMAAADNLLAALEGRRPPNLLNPEALGQASR
- a CDS encoding DUF5655 domain-containing protein, with amino-acid sequence MSRAPLWTCPRCGRSFANRNQPHSCGPLDLGRHLAGRDPEVVAIFERLVELAERNGPVTVLPEKTRIAFQVRMSFAAFTLRRRRVDGHVVLARRLEHPRFRRVETFSPRNHLHQFRLEHLDEVDEEVAAWLAEAYRVGEQRHLDA
- a CDS encoding class II fumarate hydratase; translated protein: MTQLWKGETDKAIENFPISGERVPVEVVRMLARVKAEAARVNAELGLLDPGQAERIAAAAEAVAAGDHDDQFPIDVFQTGSGTSTNTNVNEVVATLAGEGHHPNDHVNMGQSSNDVFPTAVHLAALHAATNDLLPALGTLAGSLEAKAAEFRDVVKAGRTHLMDAVPVTLGQEFAGYAAQVKEGAARVEAALPRVAKLPLGGTAVGTGLNAHPEFAARVRERVAAATGLELSPPAHPFEAQGARDALVELSGALKTVAVSCTKIANDIRWMGSGPRAGLAELLLPELQKGSSIMPGKVNPVMAEVLTQVSAQVIGNDAAITVGGLSGAFELNVYIPLMARNLLQSITYLAAACRAFATRCVDGITANTDRAQALAESTLVLVTALNPVVGYDKGAAISKEAAATGRSLREVALDHGVPADVLDKALDLRTAAHGNGFAD
- a CDS encoding type II toxin-antitoxin system VapC family toxin, which codes for MIVLDASAAVDLLVEPAAQTGALRARLREASIVYAPHLMDAEVANALRRKVLQGRIDQLTARRAIRRLGAMRLKLRPHRPLLGRAFALRHQLAAYDAIYVAMAEATGATLLTRDARLGRTTGHGARVEVV
- a CDS encoding DUF5995 family protein — protein: MERSAGIGALVRRMERLLSPLEASGDPGRFFLATYLRTTRAVAEELERGGFRDPAWVERWDVAFADLYLDAVEDAQAGRRPPEPWAVAFGAGESDGLPPLRHVLLGMNAHINYDLAQSLLAVISEREFDDPELLASRHADHEHIDRVLVARVGAEDTELEAAGGPRSRTDRLLQPLNRLATKRFLRESRAKVWANTRLLDAARRTGPDAYAARLAELERLAATRVADLMAPGQVVLKLAVKGFGVRLPAA